The Struthio camelus isolate bStrCam1 chromosome 5, bStrCam1.hap1, whole genome shotgun sequence genome has a segment encoding these proteins:
- the BMF gene encoding bcl-2-modifying factor isoform X3, giving the protein MDRPSYLEEDYSSLDGLDDDVFHSDDFGLAGQPGEMTATGIFTQNQSYSCLLGRFQLFPLTHCCGPGSRHPEQQDKATQTLSLSSSSQDVMLPCGVTEEPRRLFYGNAGYRLHVPPVGFALDPRLQEEPQEGQREARAEVQIARKLQCIADQFHRLHIQRVGCF; this is encoded by the exons ATGGATCGCCCCAGCTACCTGGAAGAGGACTATTCTAGCCTGGATGGGCTGGACGATGACGTGTTTCACTCTGATGACTTTGGACTTGCAGGTCAGCCTGGTGAGATGACTGCAACTGGCATTTTCACACAGAACCAGTCCTACAGCTGCCTTCTGGGGAGGTTTCAACTATTCCCCCTCACACACTGCTGTGGTCCCGGTAGCAGGCATCCCGAGCAGCAGGACAAGGCAACTCAAACACTCAGTCTGTCCTCTTCCAGTCAGGATGTTATGTTGCCTTGTGGAGTCACTGAAGAGCCCCGGAGACTCTTCTATG GGAATGCTGGTTACCGTTTACATGTTCCTCCAGTTGGCTTTGCATTGGATCCACGTCTCCAAGAGGAGCCTCAGGAGGGTCAGCGAGAAGCACGTGCCGAGGTGCAGATTGCACGGAAGTTGCAGTGCATTGCAGACCAGTTCCACCGGCTCCACATTCAGAGGGTAGGATGTTTCTGA
- the BMF gene encoding bcl-2-modifying factor isoform X5, whose translation MDRPSYLEEDYSSLDGLDDDVFHSDDFGLAGQPGEMTATGIFTQNQSYSCLLGRFQLFPLTHCCGPGSRHPEQQDKATQTLSLSSSSQDVMLPCGVTEEPRRLFYGNAGYRLHVPPVGFALDPRLQEEPQEGQREARAEVQIARKLQCIADQFHRLHIQR comes from the exons ATGGATCGCCCCAGCTACCTGGAAGAGGACTATTCTAGCCTGGATGGGCTGGACGATGACGTGTTTCACTCTGATGACTTTGGACTTGCAGGTCAGCCTGGTGAGATGACTGCAACTGGCATTTTCACACAGAACCAGTCCTACAGCTGCCTTCTGGGGAGGTTTCAACTATTCCCCCTCACACACTGCTGTGGTCCCGGTAGCAGGCATCCCGAGCAGCAGGACAAGGCAACTCAAACACTCAGTCTGTCCTCTTCCAGTCAGGATGTTATGTTGCCTTGTGGAGTCACTGAAGAGCCCCGGAGACTCTTCTATG GGAATGCTGGTTACCGTTTACATGTTCCTCCAGTTGGCTTTGCATTGGATCCACGTCTCCAAGAGGAGCCTCAGGAGGGTCAGCGAGAAGCACGTGCCGAGGTGCAGATTGCACGGAAGTTGCAGTGCATTGCAGACCAGTTCCACCGGCTCCACATTCAGAGG TGA